In Larimichthys crocea isolate SSNF chromosome VII, L_crocea_2.0, whole genome shotgun sequence, the genomic stretch GTCAGAGCTTCATTACTGAATCCGTTTaatgatataaaacctgaatcaatgaaactccagtccatgtgTTCACTGATAGGCGCACATTCTcgcatacacaacacacacacagtgctgctgatgCGCCACCGACAGCGGGAAGCTTAAGGTGAATactgtcacaacaaaatgttcaggtcattgttaacttactgaaactaaatgtctctttttaaatgtcagttataAAATCGAAAACTGTTAAGAAGCGCTAATGCTACGTTTTAGAAGTAGTTATGCGTTTTACAAACTAGTGGTGAAATGTAGGCTAAATAAGCTACCAATATGTGAATTGATGTCAGATATAAATAAGTACGCTATAAATTGATATCTATTACTACTGTGAGAGAAGAGGGGCTCCCACTCcttacaaaaaacagtttaaccACTGCTTACAGGCATTATTTACACAATAAACAGCTCGAGGCAATGATATGAAGTGTACTCagaatctttatttaaataaaagttacagTACCacaatgtaaatgtgtaaatacaagtttaaaaaaaaagtcataaaacaaaaaagtgggaggactgaaaacaaaaagggaaaaaaaacaattatatcAAAACTGATAATAGGACACACAGAGTTTTACTAAAACAATGCACTTATTGGGGACATTCAAAGGATTATGTGAATGTGGCTTAGAAGAAGAACCAGCTGAATATATTTTCTGTCACTGCCAGTACTATGAAACACATTGAGAAAGGATGAAGAAGGAacttaattattaaataaatgtactatTTACTAAATGTATCTaacagtggaaaaagaaaatataatctTTGTTGTGCGACAACAAagattatattttctttttccactggAAAGAGGGAACTCTGCACAGCAGGCAGTGGTAATGGACCTTAAACACTAGTTGTCATTTGCCATGTTGTGGTTTTAGCATTATCACTTGTGGTATCATTTGCATATCAGCCGTGTGCCCACGGGCATGAATTGCAAATCTGTGTCAGGTTTTGTACAGATTTACACATGGCCCTTTTTTGTTCTCAGCTGACACCCTAGGGGCGCCTGTCCATGTGAAGCTTTAAGGCCAATATTCAATTTGTAACTCTTATTTTAAAGCAGTCTATATGCTtacattataaaacaaacagtggatgCTGTGACAGCAGATTCATCGCCACCAAAGATCTGCGGCTCATCTTCTTATGCATATCCTTTAGCACTGTCTTCACTGTTTCCTCAATATCTTGTTCTCTTGTCAGGACACATTCAGAGCCTGCCATCTCTCCACACAGCATGTGTTTTAGCATTGATAACATCTTCTGCCATTTACCAGCAGGCACTAGAACCGGCATACCTTTAAACTGCTTTTCTATGTAGAGCAGTTCTGCAGCTTCAGTTGGTTGAATTTTGTTGGTTGAGCCAGTGATTGGTTGAAACCTGGGTGTTGAattttcatcatcttcatcagagAGTGCTTCACTGTCTTCATCAGAGAGTTCAGAgatattttcttcatcactgacACTTGGCTCATCAGTAATGGAAGCTGATCTTGATTGACTTGCAGGTCTGACAGAGATAATTTCTTTACCTCTGAAACTTGACTCACCAGGGATGGAAGCAGCCTTGGTTGTTTTCTTCATAAATCTATCTGCAACAGCAACTTTTTTGGTCCCAGAGTTACCTCTACTTGTCCTGGAGTTACTGGAGTCTGGCAAGTCTCCAGAAGACTGTCCTGCTCTCTTAGACTTTCCCAATTTTCCTCAGCTGGTTTTAGACATTGCACTTGAATACAGAGAGTGAACAATGGCCTATCCCcgccatttaaaaaataatttgaccATTGTGTGTCACCATCAACTTACGTCCATGGGTGCTGTTTGATTTGCTGGTGGTCTGTGGTTCAATTCCCTTCCTGTTCTGTCTCCAAAGCGTGAAGTTGATCCTCTCCTTGACTTCTTTTGTAATGATATCCATTACCTCTTTTGCAATCTCACTGGGCATTGGCTGATCGACCACGTCCGGAAAAATATCTGTAATTGTGTTCCCCAGATACTTATGAACTTATTTTGTAGATAGAAACGAATTAACTAACTTATTTCATGCAATGAATCTCAAACTCATGtcactgctgtaaaaacaaacattttcaatagtCATTGAAAACAGACAGCAAGTTATTGAGATTATAGACATCTATGTTACTTACTACATTTACTATCCCtctaaaaatacatattttccaGCTTCTCATACTGAGGGATGCCTTGCAGGTAAATTGTATAATGATCATGTAGTATTGTAGCTGGTATCCAGAGTACTACCATTTGACTTACATAGTGAGGTGAAAACCTGACAAGTGACacttaaaacattttatctaGCATAAGATTTGAACAGGAGATGTCTGTAACTAGTAAAAAGCAGTACATACTTAGGTTCAACTACACGCAACAACACATTACTCCACAAAAGAGTCCACATGGAGACATTGCCCTGATTGTTTGTCCTCTCCTCATGATGCTGCTGTGACTGAGTGCagcagtgagtgtgtgattCACTTTTTGTCCACCAGGCGTCACTGCTGAGCTTTCAACAATCATGCCAAACTTCAGCATCAACTGGAATATGGTTAAGGCTAAAGTTGGTAAGATGTTTTAGTGCTAGAGATCTAGGACTCTGCTGCTTGTGCATTAATAccacatgttgttgttgtggactgctctggtccaaaaatgccagggccgattttttgtcccagtccgcccatgcacacactaatatatctgggaaacaaacaggcaccaaaaacaacgtatgtaacttttaaagtgatgattataaatgtttactccttatgtaagcaccaaaccaacatatgtatttttctaatgctgagtgtttacagctactaatgtgtgtaccACTGTTACTGTggtgataaatattgaaatatttatatttaacatttaatctgtgtctataataaccagatcctgaaatgtagatgtggcATGAGaattttctgaataaagagcactaacgtgtacattacacgtgaacatatatacatacataaagtacacacgcacacacacacacacacacacacacacattagttaGCTGACAAACGTTACTGCTCTTTATTCagatgttaaatataaatgttaaatataaatatttcaacatttatcatcacagtaacagtgttacacacattagtagctgtaaacactcagcattagaaaaatacatacgagggtttggtgcttacataaggagtaaacatttataatcatcactttaaaagttacatacgttgttttttggtgcctgtttgtttcccagatatattagtgtgtgtgtgaatggatgtataagagacattaacttaaagaactttgtagaaaggcgctttatgaagttcagtccatttccttgttttagtttacgggcagatctgccacatccaatatggcggacccgttgacgtatcgcgaccaacgaccaacccgctcaataTGTCTGTGCGTCTCCTGTACATGAATTGGGTTTCAGGACACGCCTTCATCGGACACACTTTACACGGACTTAGCCGTGCTCAGTCGCTGTGGTAATTGCAAGACGTTAATGACAATGACCAAATTAGGAAGTGTGTATGAGGTAACAATGTAAGAGCTAATGCAGGATATCCATGTAGGGTGGTACAAAAGAGTATATAAACGCGGTTGGGTGTGGCTATAACCAGACAATCTCAAACCTTTAAGAAGACTTACATCTCTACGAGAAAGGGGGCTAATAGACTGGAGAAAACAACACTGGAGACGCTGCTCAAACTTTCAGGTAAAATTTTAACTTTTTGCTTCAGTTTGGTTTGTGATGAAAATCAGTACACATTCAGTAATGAGTACTTTTATACTGGATTTACTCTGAAGTATTGCATTGATATCTTCTTCTAACTTAATTGTTATATATGTGTAACAGAAAGGCTAAGCCATCAGTAGtatttttagtttgtgttgTAATCTAtatcagctctgtctctgtttccacaGGACAGCCTGGCTGATATATCATACATCCATCCCATATCAGTGGTTAACCTTCATTCGTTTACATAATTTGCATAATTTGCAGAATTTGACTCAGACATAGCTGTCTTTTGCAATCCACCTTCCTCATCATCTGAGCTCTGATCTTGAGCATCAGTCTTTCTCACCATGTCCAACTATCAGTCCACACAAACCCCTAATGAAACAGCTTACAAGTCTATCATGAGAGGCTTGAGGGAACTAGACTTCCGGGTCTCTGTTCCCTGTAAGCTGGTTCTGACCGGAGACCACGCCTTTCCTTTAGCAGTGAACAGTCAAGGCCAGGTCCTGATGGCTGCCTCTGTGTATGGCTCTGGAAGGATTGTGGTCCTGGGTCATGAGAGCTACCTGACTGCCTTTCCTGCTCTGGTAGAGAATGCTCTGACTTGGCTGAGGGGAGATGGATCTGAAAACCTGTCTGTGGGGGTCCACAAAAATGTCAAGGCAATTACTGACAACCTCAGCAACTCCATCTTCCAAGCCAAAGTTGTCGAGGCCTACAGTGACAACCTgggtgtaggtgtgtatgtgactgATGCCTACAGTGTGGGTGCGAACGTGAAGGACCTGGTGGCATTCATGAAAGCTGGAGGAGGAGTGCTGATAGGGGGTCAGGCGTGGTACTGGGCTCAAAGTCACACTAAGAAGAACGCACTGGTTGAGTTTGTAGGGAATAAGGTTTCTGGTGTTGCAGGGATCTACTTCACCAAGCACACTGGTGAGGCAGAGTGTCTGCCTGTCTATCCACAGATCCCATTTTCCTGGATGGCTGTAGTGTGAGTATATATTGTAATTCCTTTTTATGACACATTTATAAAACCTTTGATCTCAAAACCTTACATACACTTTGCACACTTGGGCATGCTGTTCATGACAGTATTATCTATATTAAAATAGTATATTAAGAACACTctcaaaaattaaaacaaacatgtttgtctgttattaACATATGGTTATATGCAGTATGCAGCTTTTatgaaacttaaaaaacaaaatcaggcCAACAAATGTACGCCTATACTTCATTACATAACAGACTGTATCTCTCCAACTTGGCATCTGTGTTACCCTCTTCTGCCTTTCAAATACAGAATCGGTAAGGATTTTGAGGATGACCTAGAGTTCTTACTTCAGGGGGTGTCAGAGTTTGACCTCCAAGGTGGATCAATTGCTTCTGAAGTTCTGGTCCACGGCCCGCTAGCCTTTCCCATTGGGACCACAGGCGATGGACGAGCATTCCTGGCGGGAGCCTACTATGGGCAGGGACGGGTCATTGTGGTTACACATGAAGGATTTCTAGGACGAGAGGTAGAGTTTATAATAAAGACTGGTTTAagaatttctgtctttttaagcCTACTTGAGAACATAATAAGATTTTGCTCATATGGTTTCATACCTAGAAGATGAGCAAATTGTCCTTACATGCTCAATTTAACTTATGAAGGCAGAAAATCTACAGTGTGCTCGAAATGATCTTTTCGTGTGATTAAAAAACTCCTGCCTTTCTTTAAATAACTGTCTTTATCACAGACACTGGCTCCATTGTGGATCAATGCCATTCACTGGTTGGATGAAGGCCGGCAGGGGGTCGTTGGTGTAGAGCCCGGCTACGTAGTCGACACCCTCAGCAAGTCAGGGTTAAACTGTGAGAAGTCAAACTTCAGGAAAGacctgagtgtgtttgtgtgtacagcatACAGAGATGATCATGCACAGGAAATCCAAGACTTTGTGGCAGAGGGAGGAGGCCTGCTGATTGGTGGACATGCCTGGTACTGGGCACAGACACACCATGGGCAAAATACATTAACGGATTTCTCAGGTACGAACAGCATAAATTTTGATTATATACTGGCCAGTCTTATGATAATTTAACATAATGCAAGCAGAGCATATTCCATGTGCACATAATGGTAATTATAAACTGCTTATAAAATAGGCTGCTGCACAGAGCTGAAAAACTCAACAAGCTTGGAGTCAGCTTTGCACAGACATGCTCAAGAAAAAAGCAGACTCACAGGATTACATAGAGGTAGatacaaatgaaacacaggaaaaacagGTTTAGGTACAAGTTAGACTATTCTGACTGCAGACTACCAGTATGATTGATTACTGCAGAGATAAAAGCATGTCTGTGCAGGTAGAACATAGCTACAGGGACAGAAGAAGGAATGTTTGCTGTCTGGATGCCTGCAGGGATTGATAAATATGGGTTGcgttatgtttaaaaaaatgtagtttctACGACATTCTGACTGACTACACTGCAAAAGTATTTCAACATTAATGGTGCACATTTTAAGACAGTTGCTGTGTGAAGGCTTTCAAAGTGTACTGGTGGCTGGAGAGGAAGTTAGAGACATACTGAAATAGTCGACCGATGTCAGACGAGATTAGGGTAAAGGTGAAGATGTGAAGGCAGAACATACTTTATCAGACCCACATTTTCTGAGCAGTATTCTTATACCCTACCCAAAATAATTTCAACACTAGAACACAGTAAATGAAATTAGGTTTGCTGAAATGTCTTTCAGGAAACAAGATCCTGAACAAAATGGGCTTGAGTCTGTTGGGGGCAACAATTGGTGGAGGATTATACAAGGCCCCTGTTCCTAGCCAGGTCATCAAAGACACCTACCACTTCCGCCACCTTCTACATCGCTTTGCTGGCTATGTACTCCAGGGGGACGTACTTAGCAAGCATGAAGAGGAATGTCTTACAAAGCTGGGCCAGGACTGTGCCAACTACTTGCATATGAATG encodes the following:
- the LOC104934364 gene encoding TRPM8 channel-associated factor homolog isoform X1, which translates into the protein MSNYQSTQTPNETAYKSIMRGLRELDFRVSVPCKLVLTGDHAFPLAVNSQGQVLMAASVYGSGRIVVLGHESYLTAFPALVENALTWLRGDGSENLSVGVHKNVKAITDNLSNSIFQAKVVEAYSDNLGVGVYVTDAYSVGANVKDLVAFMKAGGGVLIGGQAWYWAQSHTKKNALVEFVGNKVSGVAGIYFTKHTGEAECLPVYPQIPFSWMAVVIGKDFEDDLEFLLQGVSEFDLQGGSIASEVLVHGPLAFPIGTTGDGRAFLAGAYYGQGRVIVVTHEGFLGRETLAPLWINAIHWLDEGRQGVVGVEPGYVVDTLSKSGLNCEKSNFRKDLSVFVCTAYRDDHAQEIQDFVAEGGGLLIGGHAWYWAQTHHGQNTLTDFSGNKILNKMGLSLLGATIGGGLYKAPVPSQVIKDTYHFRHLLHRFAGYVLQGDVLSKHEEECLTKLGQDCANYLHMNAHDSFCYAQVVSTLTDMLNSSMPQVCDSCPVKSPKDHLLLNVATEVYKVSKDPDALLPYIIKNNPLMPVVYNHRIKIDVNTAEGDEWISTGLYLSPGMKTYMAIPPEIVNKDWKIQIGCHTDRLNAQELKRAPCVYERFLIDSEMMQVWNLWGGLIYLIAPPKTQVDRIEVAVQMAVPAPYYKSGVTTAAEWSKLRKAPAPWAELEFDNIILTVPSDYARNLDNPDELAAHWNEIMKAIADLAAKPHEFPRKERFVTDVQISAGWMHAGYPVMAHNHSAPELVDVTNAWSNGIWGPIHELGHNQQRSCWELPPNTTEATCNLWSVYVHEEVLGINREKAHPCLTVENRNSRIKEYVEGGKKINSWSVWLALETYLQLQEKFGWDGLKKVFAAYHQMSNFPKNNEGKMNLYAETFSKTVELNLTGFFKAWGWPIEKATEEKLSNLPLWSDHPMAQYA